The following proteins are co-located in the Plasmodium vinckei vinckei genome assembly, chromosome: PVVCY_11 genome:
- a CDS encoding membrane associated histidine-rich protein 1a, putative → MNHSKKDKDENKVVQLQDEDSSELSNYIAKESNETCSYLKKAENYMKNFYQSYLVPNESYDSSYENSDDENEEDQKNEGDEDKESKKKEKRKRKKKPKTLLETVKYNVMKRLTPTNLLFIFFFIVFLMWGYANILRNPNRIGYTAGFLTDASHERTTRPPGCTCGRHKSHGDVGSAGAHAK, encoded by the exons ATGAATCATTCGAAAAAAGATAaggatgaaaataaagttGTACAACTTCAAGATGAAGACTCATCTGAATTATCAAACTATATAGCCAAGGAATCAAATGAGACATGTTCATACCTTAAGAAAGCGGAGAATTATATGAagaatttttatcaaagcTATTTAGTCCCAAATGAAAGCTATGATAGCTCATATGAGAATAGtgatgatgaaaatgaagaagatcaaaaaaatgaaggtgatgaagataaagaaagcaaaaagaaagaaaaaagaaagcgaaaaaaaaagcccAAAACATTACTTGAAActgtaaaatataatgttaTGAAGAGATTGACACCTACGAAcctattatttattttttttttcattgtttttttaatgtggGGATATGCTAACATTTTAAGGAACCCAAATCGAATA gGGTATACTGCAGGCTTTCTAACTGATGCAAGCCATGAACGCACCACCAGACCTCCAGGATGTACTTGCGGAAGGCATAAATCCCATGGTGATGTTGGAAGCGCTGGTGCACATGCAAAATAA
- a CDS encoding membrane associated histidine-rich protein 1b, putative has protein sequence MSKIQEKSATKSTTKKKLKEELTLENYKEEPKKKYVQYETEDDIESEEENSDEDEEIQVKEYDEECEDEDDEETDKKKKKGKKKKKEKKKKKSKVKSMIENVKKNITLRNVAIFLSAVFLISFIYIQNEDYFIQAKNYATGYFQNAIGYTPQRSSGCSCSKRANSLSSPLKGEEQPQFECPLVTLRKKLLEELAKASQAEKLREAAAANESTPIVDTAETTPVAPPAEPIVPEPAVPYHPEPAQPGPISSEISDQIVTV, from the exons ATGAGTAAGATTCAAGAAAAAAGTGCTACAAAATCAACTACTAAAAAGAAACTTAAAGAAGAACTAACATTGGAAAACTATAAAGAAgaaccaaaaaaaaaatatgtgcaATATGAAACTGAGGATGATATAGAAAGTGAAGAGGAAAATAGTGATGAAGATGAAGAAATTCAAGTAAAGGAATATGATGAAGAATGTGAAGACGAAGACGATGAGGAAActgacaaaaaaaaaaaaaaaggaaaaaaaaagaaaaaagaaaaaaagaaaaaaaaatcgaaagTAAAATCGATGATAGAAAACGTGAAGAAAAACATAACTCTTAGAAATGTAGCAATCTTTCTTTCAGCGGTTTTCcttatatcatttatatatattcaaaatgaagattattttattcaagCT aaaaattacGCAACTGGATATTTCCAAAACGCAATCGGTTACACACCCCAAAGGAGCTCGGGATGTTCATGTTCAAAAAGAGCCAATTCCCTATCTTCACCTCTTAAAGGAGAAGAGCAACCCCAATTTGAATGTCCATTAGTAACTCTTAGAAAAAAGTTATTAGAAGAATTAGCAAAGGCTTCCCAAGCGGAAAAGCTTCGAGAAGCCGCAGCGGCAAATGAATCAACACCAATTGTAGATACAGCCGAAACAACACCAGTTGCACCCCCAGCAGAACCAATAGTACCAGAGCCTGCTGTACCATATCATCCCGAACCAGCTCAACCTGGACCCATCTCTAGTGAAATAAGTGATCAGATTGTAACAGTATAA
- a CDS encoding tryptophan-rich antigen tryptophan-rich protein: MEAISAVEGHNTLNVSTIHGENVGSQILLSNDMNTSDLDIQNIHNVTNSTNTLFDYEEVDDETLSDTFDESLIDSDEIFTDEILVENAGILSQIVRIYSKMSVTKFNGMISKVVDVITPIIHYPLAHNAMVYSKVITEKLKKSHILLLKYKEELENLQIIQRLRDHVMNMDMLDNPLQLAMITFASLILSFLLILMLKRINNNIKFYITGANKENKNMSENDVDNIEESEEGKEELWEFWKSELDDKFEEFNSKLEDDTQKMIELKGKEWNTWKENHENKWMHYNEHLERAYKKNVLTESSDFDDEQWAEWVKTEAKKTMNLEFKSWLLKTKYNMDKWTMNQWNNWKNNTFDEWLSSDWKLRENKYWKYWKYINEGLIKLYPSKFENLKKWEDRLDREASEWNEWIEIKDYFFMNKKSNEWANFENDTTQNYEEWCNEFIDKLIEGKKWNVWKSEKKNYKSKKRKLKEKEKKSDLNNSSYKKYNSPNMESNIFYFVSNVLKQWNIPISYFKSLYRTRNSLNNCNNNFSLSNKNMNNWGGYNNDYNLLNKTWKFWGNTNEPTTSLNDNWNLRNTDINTLNRRGWKRSDRNGISNSPYGIRKRLNTQNSDYNPMVDILKYMDPQSSNYNPSNPNWNHWGNRYETSKYNSWNPQSLE, translated from the exons ATGGAAGCAATAAGTGCAGTTGAAGGCCATAATACTCTAAATGTGAGTACTATACATGGCGAAAATGTTGGTAgccaaattttattaagtaATGATATGAATACAAGCGATCTAGATATTCAAAACATTCATAATGTAACGAATAGCACTAATACATTATTTGATTATGAAGAAGTAGATGATGAAACCTTATCTGACACATTTGATGAATCATTAATTGATTCCGATGAAATATTTACCGACGAAATCCTAGTGGAAAATGCTGGAATTTTAAGCCAAATAGTTAGAATATATTCGAAAATGAGTGtaacaaaatttaatgGTATGATCTCTAAAGTTGTAGACGTTATTACACCTATAATACATTATCCACTAGCTCATAATGCCATGGTTTATAGTAAAGTAATAactgaaaaattaaaaaaaagccATATATTACTTCTAAAATATAAGGAAGAATTAGAAAATCTCCAAATCATACAAAGATTAAGAGACCATGTTATGAATATGGATATGTTGGATAATCCTTTACAATTAGCAATGATAACATTTGCATCTTTAATCCTTAGTTTTTTATTGATATTAATGTtaaaaagaattaataat aatataaaattttacatAACAGGCgctaataaagaaaataaaaatatgtcaGAAAATGACGTAGATAATATAGAAGAATCTGAAGAAGGTAAAGAGGAATTATGGGAATTTTGGAAATCCGAATTAGATGACAAATTTGAAGAATTTAATTCCAAATTAGAAGATGacacacaaaaaatgattgAACTTAAAGGTAAAGAATGGAATACGTGGAAAGAAAatcatgaaaataaatggaTGCATTATAATGAACATTTAGAAAgagcatataaaaaaaatgttcttACAGAATCATCAGACTTTGATGATGAACAATGGGCAGAATGGGTAAAAACAGAAGCTAAAAAAACCATGAATTTAGAATTCAAAAGTTGGTTATTAAAaactaaatataatatggaTAAATGGACTATGAACCAATGGAATAattggaaaaataatacattcGACGAATGGCTATCATCTGATTGGAAACTTCGTGAAAACAAATATTGGAAATAttggaaatatattaatgaagGGCTTATAAAACTATATCCAtcaaaatttgaaaatttgaaaaaatggGAAGATAGATTAGATAGAGAAGCATCTGAATGGAACGAATGGATAGAAATTAAAGattacttttttatgaataagAAAAGTAACGAGTGGgcaaattttgaaaatgatacAACCCAAAATTATGAAGAATGGTGTAATGAATTTATAGACAAATTAATAGAAGGAAAGAAATGGAATGTTTGGAaatctgaaaaaaaaaattataagtccaaaaaaagaaaattaaaagaaaaggaaaaaaaaagtgatttgaataattcatcatataaaaaatataattcacCCAATATGGAaagcaatattttttattttgtatctAATGTTTTGAAACAATGGAATATTCCAATTTCctattttaaatcattataTAGAACTAGGAATAGTTTGAACAACTGTAATAACAATTTCTCTTTAtccaataaaaatatgaataattgGGGTGgctataataatgattataatttattaaataaaacttGGAAGTTTTGGGGAAACACAAATGAACCCACAACTTCACTAAATGATAATTGGAATCTCCGAAATACTGATATAAATACTTTAAATAGACGGGGTTGGAAAAGGAGTGATCGAAATGGCATTTCTAATTCGCCATATGGAATTAGGAAGCGCCTGAATACTCAAAATAGTGATTACAACCCAATGGTTGATATATTGAAATATATGGATCCTCAAAGTAGCAATTATAACCCATCTAATCCAAATTGGAATCATTGGGGTAATCGCTATGAAACttctaaatataattcatgGAATCCACAATCATTGGAATAG
- a CDS encoding erythrocyte membrane associated protein 2, putative → MNSKLIQISSSLLLMCLCNTYSNEKNNNNVTSVIKSNRLLSEQENNEVGEEVYEDEPAYETQGVYEDQPSNENQSISEDEPAYETQPDYESKPNKPTEKLYVPKNPPSIRAYLTVPKKTMDWGSHHQKIDQ, encoded by the exons ATGAATTCCAAATTAATACAAATTAGTTCATCTCTTCTTTTAATGTGCTTATGCAACACATACAGTAACGag aaaaataataataatgtaacTAGTGTTATAAAATCGAATCGATTGTTATCTGAGCAAGAAAACAATGAAGTAGGAGAAGAAGTATATGAAGATGAACCAGCTTATGAAACTCAAGGAGTTTATGAAGACCAACCATCTAATGAAAACCAATCAATTTCTGAAGATGAACCAGCTTATGAAACCCAACCAGATTATGAATCCAAACCAAATAAGCCAACAGAGAAATTATATGTTCCAAAAAATCCACCATCTATAAGAGCATATCTAACCGTCCCCAAGAAGACAATGGATTGGGGGTCCCACCACCAGAAAATAGACCAATAA